From Haloarcula hispanica ATCC 33960, the proteins below share one genomic window:
- a CDS encoding ORC1-type DNA replication protein, whose protein sequence is MSDDPEDRMLGWDESVFRDEHVFEIDWLPETFKHRDTQMETLKYALRPAVRGSRPLNVIARGPPGTGKTTAVQILFDELTAQTDVKTVRVNCQMDSTRYAVFSRLFAEIFDYEPPSSGISFKKLFSQITDKLVEEDEVLVVALDDVNYLFYESEASDTLYSLLRAHEAHSGAKIGVICVSSDLELDVIDALDTRVQSVFRPEEVYFNPYGQAEIADILGERADRGFNEGVVGPTVLDRVAELTEEQGGDLRVGIDLLRRAGMNAEMRASRSVETEDVEEAYDKSKYVHLSRRLRELSDSETALVEVIAAHDGQQAGDIYDAFSEQTDLGYTRYSEIINKLDQLDIIDADYTNVEGRGRSRELTLNYDADAVLERL, encoded by the coding sequence ATGAGCGACGACCCCGAGGACCGGATGCTCGGCTGGGACGAGTCCGTCTTTCGGGACGAACACGTCTTCGAAATCGACTGGCTCCCGGAGACGTTCAAACACCGGGACACCCAGATGGAGACGCTGAAGTACGCGCTCCGGCCGGCCGTCCGCGGGTCGCGCCCGCTCAACGTCATCGCCCGCGGACCGCCCGGAACGGGGAAGACGACGGCCGTCCAGATACTGTTCGACGAACTCACCGCCCAGACGGACGTGAAAACCGTGCGGGTGAACTGCCAGATGGACTCGACGCGCTATGCCGTCTTCTCGCGCCTGTTCGCCGAGATATTCGACTACGAACCACCGTCCTCGGGCATCTCCTTCAAGAAATTGTTCTCACAGATCACCGACAAACTGGTCGAGGAAGACGAGGTGCTCGTCGTCGCCCTTGACGACGTGAACTACCTGTTCTACGAGAGCGAGGCCAGTGACACGCTGTACTCGCTGTTGCGCGCCCACGAGGCCCACTCCGGCGCGAAAATCGGCGTTATCTGTGTCTCCTCGGACCTCGAACTGGACGTCATCGACGCCCTCGATACCCGCGTCCAGTCCGTGTTCCGCCCGGAGGAGGTGTATTTCAACCCCTACGGACAGGCCGAAATCGCGGACATCCTGGGCGAGCGCGCCGACCGGGGGTTCAACGAAGGTGTCGTCGGCCCCACGGTGCTTGACCGCGTCGCCGAACTGACCGAAGAACAGGGCGGGGACCTCCGGGTCGGTATCGACCTCCTGCGCCGGGCCGGGATGAACGCCGAGATGCGTGCCTCCCGCTCTGTCGAAACGGAGGACGTCGAGGAGGCCTACGACAAGTCCAAATACGTCCACCTCTCCCGCCGGTTGCGGGAACTGTCAGACTCGGAAACCGCGCTCGTGGAGGTCATCGCCGCCCACGACGGCCAGCAAGCCGGCGACATCTACGACGCCTTCTCCGAGCAGACAGACCTGGGTTACACCCGGTACTCCGAGATCATCAACAAGCTCGACCAGCTCGACATCATCGACGCCGACTACACCAACGTCGAGGGTCGCGGTCGGTCGCGGGAGCTGACGCTCAACTACGACGCCGATGCGGTGCTGGAGCGACTGTAA
- a CDS encoding DUF7089 family protein has protein sequence MFTERSLTGELPAVRAAYAPETLVLNCDRDFETLDPAVAEELLLVTDSLDQISYDGAWLPTTAPEVLQEYIGSDLTIGMPGDGGVAWTHQTVPPCVFVKPRLETSPDDFVSFLIAEALVEVSLDEPEHFLGFFGERYPEFVAATEDHLDANARYQLAAAVYTAYLGLQTRAEFADWADDYPELYAAWEDAGERLQPRLEDLPSEIAQGQTEFAAAAELACSGVKHGLDLPAPFAALDTDAYLEYGADYAVQWAETTFEKMD, from the coding sequence ATGTTCACCGAGCGTTCACTGACCGGCGAACTGCCGGCAGTACGTGCGGCCTACGCCCCTGAGACACTCGTACTGAACTGCGACCGTGACTTCGAGACGCTGGACCCCGCAGTCGCCGAGGAACTCCTGCTGGTGACTGACAGCCTCGACCAGATTTCTTACGACGGTGCGTGGCTGCCGACCACAGCCCCGGAGGTACTACAGGAGTACATCGGCAGCGACCTGACTATCGGGATGCCGGGGGACGGCGGTGTCGCCTGGACACACCAGACAGTCCCGCCCTGCGTGTTTGTCAAGCCACGGCTGGAGACCTCGCCGGACGACTTCGTCTCGTTTCTCATCGCCGAGGCGCTCGTCGAGGTCAGTCTCGACGAACCTGAGCATTTCCTTGGCTTCTTCGGCGAGCGCTACCCGGAGTTCGTGGCCGCCACCGAGGACCACCTCGACGCCAACGCCCGGTACCAGCTCGCAGCGGCGGTGTACACAGCGTATCTGGGCCTCCAGACCCGCGCGGAGTTCGCCGACTGGGCCGACGACTACCCCGAGCTGTACGCGGCATGGGAGGATGCCGGCGAGCGCCTCCAGCCCCGCCTCGAAGACCTCCCCAGCGAAATCGCCCAGGGCCAAACGGAGTTCGCCGCGGCCGCCGAACTCGCCTGTAGCGGCGTCAAGCACGGACTCGACCTGCCCGCGCCGTTTGCCGCGCTCGACACCGACGCCTATCTGGAGTACGGCGCTGACTACGCCGTCCAGTGGGCCGAAACGACGTTCGAGAAGATGGACTGA
- a CDS encoding RidA family protein yields MRRERVSTGTDWEQQVGYSRAIRAGDTVRVAGTIATDDDGEVVAPGDPYEQTKHAFGIVEDALASLDAAIEDVVQTRMYVTDIDDQERVGEAHSEFFGDVRPAATMVEVSGLATPEAVVEVEAVAQVE; encoded by the coding sequence ATGCGCCGCGAACGCGTTTCCACGGGCACAGACTGGGAACAGCAAGTCGGCTATTCGCGAGCGATACGCGCTGGCGACACCGTCCGCGTCGCCGGTACCATCGCCACGGACGACGACGGCGAGGTCGTCGCGCCGGGAGACCCGTACGAACAGACGAAACACGCCTTCGGTATCGTCGAGGACGCGCTCGCTTCTCTCGACGCCGCTATTGAGGACGTGGTCCAGACCCGGATGTACGTCACCGATATCGACGACCAGGAGCGGGTCGGCGAGGCCCACAGCGAGTTCTTCGGCGACGTGCGCCCCGCGGCGACGATGGTCGAGGTGAGCGGACTGGCAACACCCGAGGCCGTCGTCGAGGTCGAAGCCGTCGCGCAGGTCGAGTGA
- a CDS encoding MATE family efflux transporter: MSTGGRLRRLLTAFPALLASAGLVDREKATAATDLAAPVMVTGGLRILLRLADFLMVGLALGDAAIAGLELGFQYYFVGFGLSLAVSSGTISVVSRLQGADQPERANLAVKQSLWIALLISIPLSALCWRYPDLLVGVLTDDPATIRFGATYLAIVMLSLAPRFWSMVAARALAGSADTKTPMYVRLLTLPTNVALNAVLIFGVGPFPELGIAGAAWGTAIANTLAAVIFLGLLLSGRYVVTLRPGGTQFSADLMREIVRVALPLSGMRLLQTFARFPFLFILGVLGTPTLAAYAIGRRVMLLALMPAWGYATAASTLVGQSLGAGDEREATAYGWQTLRVALAVQLVAAVLLVVFARPIVALFGTAYPDLAAAFVRVFGLLVAGFSISRTMRGSLRGAGDTRWPLYGTFLGGYCYRLPVAALALPSSFIVTVPLVGVAVSPGLGLGLPAIFAALVGDFYLKAAVNAGRFWSGGWRDVARRAGVGATDD; encoded by the coding sequence ATGTCGACTGGTGGTCGCCTCCGTCGTCTTCTGACTGCGTTCCCGGCATTGCTGGCCAGTGCAGGGCTCGTCGACCGAGAGAAGGCGACTGCCGCGACAGATCTCGCCGCGCCGGTGATGGTCACCGGCGGGCTCCGGATCCTGCTGCGCCTCGCCGACTTCCTGATGGTCGGCCTGGCGCTCGGTGACGCGGCTATTGCCGGCCTCGAACTCGGCTTCCAGTACTACTTCGTCGGGTTCGGGCTCTCGCTGGCGGTCTCCTCCGGGACGATAAGCGTCGTCTCACGGCTGCAGGGAGCCGACCAGCCCGAGCGCGCGAACCTCGCTGTCAAGCAATCGCTGTGGATCGCGTTGCTCATCTCCATCCCGCTGTCGGCGCTCTGCTGGCGCTATCCGGATCTTCTGGTGGGGGTTCTCACCGACGATCCGGCGACCATCCGGTTCGGCGCGACGTATCTGGCTATCGTGATGCTGTCGCTGGCCCCGCGGTTCTGGAGCATGGTCGCCGCCCGCGCGCTGGCCGGCAGCGCCGACACGAAGACGCCGATGTACGTCCGCCTGCTCACGCTGCCGACGAACGTCGCGCTCAACGCCGTCCTCATCTTCGGGGTGGGCCCGTTCCCCGAACTCGGCATCGCCGGTGCGGCGTGGGGGACGGCCATCGCGAACACGCTCGCGGCGGTGATTTTCCTCGGACTGTTGCTGTCCGGGCGCTACGTCGTCACGCTCCGGCCCGGCGGAACACAGTTCAGCGCCGACCTCATGCGCGAAATCGTCCGCGTCGCGCTCCCGCTGTCCGGAATGCGACTGCTCCAGACGTTCGCCCGCTTTCCGTTCCTGTTCATCCTCGGCGTGCTGGGGACGCCGACGCTCGCGGCCTACGCCATCGGCCGCCGGGTCATGCTGCTCGCGCTGATGCCGGCGTGGGGCTATGCGACCGCCGCGTCAACGCTGGTCGGGCAGTCGCTGGGTGCCGGTGACGAGCGGGAGGCGACCGCCTACGGCTGGCAAACGCTTCGCGTCGCGCTCGCCGTCCAGCTCGTCGCGGCGGTCCTGCTCGTGGTGTTTGCCCGCCCTATCGTCGCCCTGTTCGGGACGGCCTACCCCGATCTGGCGGCAGCGTTCGTCCGCGTCTTCGGCCTGCTCGTCGCCGGCTTCTCCATCTCCCGGACGATGCGGGGCAGCCTTCGTGGCGCTGGTGACACCCGCTGGCCGCTGTACGGGACGTTTCTGGGCGGCTACTGCTACCGGCTCCCGGTGGCCGCGCTCGCCCTCCCATCGTCGTTCATCGTGACGGTCCCACTCGTCGGCGTCGCCGTCTCGCCGGGCCTCGGACTCGGACTACCCGCAATCTTCGCTGCGCTCGTCGGCGACTTCTACCTGAAGGCCGCGGTCAACGCGGGGCGGTTCTGGTCCGGCGGGTGGCGCGACGTTGCCAGACGGGCGGGCGTCGGTGCGACTGACGACTGA
- a CDS encoding MaoC/PaaZ C-terminal domain-containing protein encodes MPSVEAGETFTETRTFQPEDVDQFAALSGDDQPRHTEPDGDGRRMVQGLLTASLLTSIGGDLEVLASQMDLQFQRPVYTGETLVCELTVVNVDPRPDAGVALVGDVTVRRSNRGDEPSQADTAAAKSTDGDTADTVVLEATVEGIIRE; translated from the coding sequence ATGCCTTCCGTCGAAGCCGGCGAGACGTTCACCGAGACGCGGACGTTCCAGCCCGAAGATGTCGACCAGTTCGCTGCCCTCTCCGGAGACGACCAGCCTCGCCACACGGAGCCTGACGGAGATGGTCGGCGGATGGTTCAGGGGCTGCTCACCGCGTCGCTGTTGACCAGTATCGGCGGCGACCTCGAAGTGCTCGCCTCGCAGATGGACCTGCAGTTCCAGCGCCCGGTGTACACCGGTGAGACGCTAGTCTGCGAGCTGACGGTAGTGAACGTTGACCCACGTCCCGACGCCGGCGTCGCTCTCGTGGGCGACGTGACCGTCCGGCGCAGCAATCGCGGCGACGAACCCAGTCAGGCCGACACAGCCGCGGCGAAATCGACCGATGGCGACACCGCTGACACCGTCGTGCTCGAAGCGACTGTCGAGGGAATAATCAGGGAATGA
- a CDS encoding ferredoxin, with protein sequence MRVEYDYDTCIGMFQCVAEWDAFERDEDAGKAVLADSEEREEDVFVREVPDDAELDAKFAARSCPVDAITIYDDDGEQLIP encoded by the coding sequence ATGCGAGTCGAGTACGACTACGACACCTGTATCGGGATGTTCCAGTGTGTCGCCGAGTGGGACGCCTTCGAGCGCGACGAGGACGCCGGCAAGGCGGTGCTGGCGGACAGCGAGGAACGCGAGGAGGACGTGTTTGTCCGGGAGGTCCCCGACGACGCCGAACTGGACGCGAAGTTCGCGGCCCGGTCCTGTCCGGTCGACGCCATCACGATTTACGACGACGACGGCGAACAGCTCATTCCCTGA
- a CDS encoding ATP-dependent DNA helicase translates to MDVADLPGVPEWLPDHLRDDGIEELYPPQAEAVEAGVTEGENLVASIPTASGKTLIAELAMLSSVARGGKALYIVPLRALASEKQADFEEFEQYGLDIGVSTGNYESEGGWLADKDIVVATSEKVDSLVRNDAPWIEDLTCVVTDEVHLVDDGERGPTLEVTLAKLRRLNPDLQTVALSATIGNAEALATWLDAGLVDSDWRPIDLQKGVHYGQALHLEDGSQQRLSVQNNEKQTAAIVRDTLEDDGSTLVFVNSRRNAEAAAGRLANTVRPHLTAEERDQLADIAEEIRDVSDTETSDDLADAVADGAAFHHAGLSRGHRELVEDAFRDRLVKVVCATPTLAAGVNTPSRRVVVRDWRRYDGSAGGMAPLSVLEVHQMMGRAGRPGLDPYGEAVLIASSHDEVDELFERYVWADPEPVRSKLAAEPALRTHILATVASGFARSREGLLEFLEQTLYASQTDDSGQLERVVDDVLTYLQRNDFLEIEGGELDATSLGHTVSRLYLDPMSAAEIVDGLRDWERGASDSTSASGSPADAPAEPPADSGFTTASELAEDADGSDDADADPDDISALGLYHLVSRTPDMYQLYLRSGDREEYEMELFEREDELLGPTPSEFEEGRFEDWLSALKTARLLEDWATEVDEATITERYGVGPGDIRGKVETAQWLLGAAESLASEVDLDAARAISEARIRVEHGVREELVDLAGVRGVGRKRARRLFQAGITDRAQLRDADKSVVLAALRGRRKTAENVLENAGHRDPSMEGVEPAADVSVDLDDEADTDTNAEAAANEDQSSLGDF, encoded by the coding sequence ATGGACGTTGCGGACCTGCCGGGCGTGCCCGAGTGGCTCCCGGACCACCTGCGCGACGACGGTATCGAGGAGCTGTATCCGCCCCAGGCCGAGGCTGTCGAGGCCGGCGTCACCGAGGGGGAGAACCTGGTCGCGTCGATTCCGACGGCGAGCGGGAAGACGCTCATCGCCGAGCTAGCGATGCTCTCCTCGGTCGCCCGCGGCGGCAAGGCGCTGTACATCGTCCCGCTTCGGGCGCTGGCCAGCGAGAAGCAGGCCGACTTCGAGGAGTTCGAACAGTACGGCCTCGACATCGGCGTTTCGACGGGCAACTACGAGTCGGAAGGTGGGTGGCTCGCGGACAAGGATATCGTCGTCGCCACCAGCGAGAAAGTTGACTCGCTGGTCCGCAACGACGCCCCCTGGATCGAGGACCTCACCTGCGTCGTCACCGACGAAGTCCACCTCGTCGACGACGGCGAGCGGGGGCCGACACTGGAGGTGACGCTGGCGAAGCTCCGGCGGCTCAACCCCGACCTGCAGACCGTCGCGCTGTCGGCGACCATCGGCAACGCCGAGGCGCTGGCGACGTGGCTCGATGCGGGGCTCGTCGACTCTGATTGGCGGCCTATCGACCTCCAGAAGGGGGTCCACTACGGGCAGGCGCTGCACCTCGAAGACGGGAGCCAGCAGCGACTCTCGGTACAAAACAACGAGAAGCAGACGGCGGCAATCGTCCGCGACACGCTGGAAGACGACGGGTCGACGCTGGTGTTCGTCAACTCCCGGCGCAACGCCGAGGCGGCGGCGGGCCGACTGGCGAACACCGTCCGGCCCCACCTTACCGCCGAGGAGCGGGACCAGTTGGCCGACATCGCCGAGGAGATCCGCGACGTGAGCGACACGGAGACGAGCGACGACCTCGCGGACGCCGTCGCGGACGGGGCGGCGTTCCACCACGCCGGCCTCTCCCGGGGCCACCGCGAACTCGTCGAGGACGCCTTCCGGGACCGGCTAGTGAAGGTCGTCTGCGCGACGCCGACGCTCGCGGCCGGCGTCAACACGCCCTCGCGGCGCGTCGTCGTCCGCGACTGGCGGCGCTACGACGGCTCGGCCGGCGGAATGGCCCCGCTCTCGGTGCTCGAAGTGCATCAGATGATGGGGCGGGCAGGCCGCCCGGGACTCGACCCCTACGGCGAGGCTGTTCTCATCGCGTCCAGCCACGACGAAGTGGACGAGCTGTTCGAGCGCTACGTCTGGGCCGACCCGGAGCCGGTCCGGTCGAAACTCGCGGCCGAACCGGCGCTGCGGACCCACATCCTCGCGACCGTCGCCTCCGGCTTCGCCCGCTCGCGGGAGGGGCTGCTGGAGTTCCTCGAACAGACGCTGTACGCCAGCCAGACCGACGACAGCGGCCAACTGGAACGCGTCGTCGACGACGTGCTCACGTACCTCCAGCGCAACGACTTCCTCGAAATCGAGGGCGGAGAGCTGGATGCTACCTCGCTGGGCCACACTGTCTCACGGCTCTACCTTGACCCGATGAGCGCCGCCGAAATCGTCGACGGCCTCCGGGACTGGGAGCGCGGCGCAAGTGACAGCACCTCCGCGAGCGGGTCGCCGGCTGACGCACCCGCTGAACCGCCGGCAGACAGCGGCTTCACCACCGCCAGCGAACTGGCCGAGGATGCCGATGGGAGCGACGACGCCGACGCGGACCCGGATGACATCTCCGCGCTGGGCCTGTACCACCTCGTCTCACGGACGCCGGACATGTACCAACTGTATCTCCGGTCGGGCGACCGGGAGGAGTACGAGATGGAACTGTTCGAACGGGAGGACGAACTGCTCGGCCCCACCCCCTCGGAGTTCGAGGAGGGCCGCTTTGAGGACTGGCTTTCGGCGCTGAAGACCGCCCGCCTGCTCGAAGACTGGGCGACGGAGGTCGACGAGGCGACGATCACGGAGCGCTACGGCGTCGGCCCGGGCGACATCCGCGGGAAAGTCGAAACCGCCCAGTGGCTGCTCGGGGCCGCTGAATCGCTGGCCAGCGAGGTCGATCTGGACGCTGCGCGGGCCATCAGCGAGGCCCGCATCCGCGTCGAACACGGCGTCCGGGAGGAACTGGTCGACCTGGCCGGCGTCCGCGGCGTCGGCCGCAAGCGCGCCCGCCGGCTGTTTCAGGCCGGTATCACCGACCGCGCACAGCTCCGGGACGCCGATAAGTCGGTCGTCCTGGCGGCGCTCCGGGGCCGCCGGAAAACGGCCGAGAACGTGCTGGAGAACGCCGGCCACCGCGACCCGTCGA